In a genomic window of Gadus macrocephalus chromosome 9, ASM3116895v1:
- the LOC132464909 gene encoding IQ motif and SEC7 domain-containing protein 3-like: protein MKPPDFMDEPSRIHRQAANAAIGPHIRNVVGYKRAGGRGRWGPGTNQRRVPAPGLCCHTGVDDGADIPREMVGGIYERIQQRELRSNDDHVTYVSRVEQSILGLKTILAVPHRRLVCCCRLFEVPDANKPHKQKLSQLQREVFLFNDLLLILKLCPKKKSSASYTFCKAMGLLGMQFHLFSNEYYAHGITMLSPFTSEKKQLVSFCSPSGEELRRFAEELRESITEVNEMEQIHIQWEMDRQQGIQLHTAHSNGGQVDAHAALVQQDVTGNNNTVEVSIHNRLQTYQLSQPSVESTALALAPPPALLGPAQPGELRPETLIQCQQIVKVIVVDQSGRGRMEAFLSQTPASHRLVQSAMSTPVRVRDTGDGPQPPLPPPPPPYNHPHQFCPPDSPTPLHHTLPFSRRRNSSGSRSIV from the exons ATGAAGCCTCCAGACTTTATGGACGAGCCCTCGAGGATACATCGTCAGGCCGCTAACGCCGCCATAGGGCCACATATAAGAAACGTGGTCGGCTACAAG CGGGCCGGTGGGCGAGGGCGCTGGGGACCGGGGACTAACCAGAGACGTGTGCCCGCGCCCGGGCTCTGCTGCCACACAGGGGTGGACGACGGCGCCGACATCCCCCGGGAGATGGTGGGCGGGATCTACGAGAGGATCCAGCAGAGAGAGCTGCGCTCCAACGACGACCACGTCACCTACGTCAGCCGCGTGGAGCAGTCCATCCTGGGTCTGAAGACC ATCCTGGCCGTGCCTCACAGGCGCCTGGTGTGCTGCTGTCGCCTGTTTGAGGTCCCGGACGCCAACAAGCCTCATAAACAGAAGCTGTCCCAGCTCCAGAGAGAGGTGTTCCTCTTCAATGACCTGCTGTTG ATCCTGAAGCTGTGTCCTAAGAAGAAGAGTTCAGCCTCCTACACCTTCTGCAAGGCCATGGGCCTGCTTGGCATGCAGTTCCACCTCTTCAGCAACGAGT actACGCCCACGGGATCACCATGCTGAGCCCCTTCACCTCGGAGAAGAAGCAGCTGGTGAGCTTCTGCTCGCCCAGCGGAGAGGAGCTCCGGAGGTTCGCAgaggagctccgggagtcgaTCACCGAGGTcaacgagatggagcagatCCACATCCAAT GGGAGATGGACCGACAGCAGGGCATCCAGCTGCACACCGCACACTCCAACGGGGGCCAAGTGGACGCGCATGCGGCTCTAG TCCAACAGGATGTGACAGGAAATAACAACACAGTAGAG GTGTCAATTCACAACAGGCTGCAGACATACCAACTGAGCCAGCCCAGCGTTGAGTCCACCGCGCTggcgctggccccgcccccggccctgCTTGGCCCCGCCCAGCCCGGGGAGCTCCGCCCCGAGACCCTGATCCAGTGCCAGCAGATCGTCAAGGTGATCGTGGTGGACCAGAGCGGGCGGGGCCGGATGGAGGCCTTCCTGAGCCAGACGCCCGCGTCCCACCGCCTCGTCCAGTCCGCCATGTCCACCCCGGTGCGCGTCCGCGACACGGGGGACGGCCCCCAGCCGCCgctgcccccgccgccgccgccctacAACCACCCCCACCAGTTCTGCCCCCCCGACTCGCCCACGCCCCTGCACCACACGCTGCCCTTCAGCCGCCGCCGCAACTCCAGCGGCTCCCGCAGCATCGTCTGA